One Ignavibacterium sp. DNA segment encodes these proteins:
- the lpxB gene encoding lipid-A-disaccharide synthase, which translates to MSNNVLIIAGEASGDLHGASLIRELKKLDSSLKIFGIGGSKMQAEGMELIYHIDKMAFLGFVEVIKHLSFIKKIQARLLDEVKRRKISYVILIDYPGFNLSIAKKIKTLLPELKLTYYITPQVWAWGKGRVKKIKKYFDKVLVVFPFEEKFFKEKNVQCEYVGHPLIEEINNYDFISRNLLYNKFNLDPAKDILLILAGSRKQEVKSIFPETLKAAEKISDDLDMQIVVACAENLNENIFYDLTGLKNFKVIKNHTYDLLKHSKFGIIKSGTSTLEAGLMQLPMVIVYKTSWLTYIIGKTLVKISNIGMTNIILDEQVVPELIQSNANADKIYDEAKNILSDEDLYENIKTRLGRIKEILGEKNAPRNAAKSIYSMINEHKAS; encoded by the coding sequence ATGAGTAACAACGTCTTAATTATTGCTGGAGAAGCATCAGGCGATCTTCACGGTGCATCGTTAATACGTGAGTTAAAGAAACTGGATAGTTCTTTGAAAATATTTGGAATTGGCGGCAGTAAAATGCAGGCTGAAGGAATGGAACTGATCTATCACATTGATAAGATGGCGTTTTTAGGTTTTGTTGAAGTAATCAAACATCTGTCATTTATAAAAAAGATTCAGGCAAGATTGCTGGATGAAGTTAAAAGAAGGAAAATTAGTTACGTTATCTTAATTGATTACCCGGGCTTCAATCTTAGTATCGCTAAAAAAATTAAAACTCTTTTACCTGAACTTAAACTCACATATTACATTACTCCACAGGTTTGGGCATGGGGTAAAGGACGAGTAAAAAAAATTAAAAAATATTTTGACAAAGTTCTGGTTGTATTTCCTTTTGAAGAAAAGTTTTTTAAAGAAAAAAATGTTCAGTGTGAATATGTCGGTCATCCATTGATTGAAGAGATTAATAATTATGACTTTATTTCCAGAAACCTGCTCTATAATAAATTTAATCTTGATCCTGCAAAGGACATTTTACTGATTTTAGCCGGAAGCCGTAAACAGGAAGTAAAAAGTATTTTTCCGGAAACTTTAAAAGCAGCCGAAAAAATCTCTGATGATTTGGATATGCAGATTGTAGTGGCTTGTGCAGAAAATCTTAATGAAAATATTTTTTATGATTTAACTGGACTGAAGAATTTTAAAGTGATAAAAAACCATACTTATGATTTATTAAAGCATTCAAAATTCGGAATAATAAAATCCGGTACATCAACACTTGAAGCCGGATTGATGCAGCTGCCAATGGTTATTGTTTACAAAACAAGCTGGCTTACATATATAATTGGTAAAACCCTGGTTAAGATCAGTAATATCGGTATGACTAACATAATTTTGGATGAACAGGTTGTACCGGAATTAATTCAGAGTAACGCAAATGCTGATAAGATATATGACGAAGCTAAAAATATTTTGTCAGATGAGGATTTATACGAAAATATTAAAACAAGATTGGGAAGAATTAAGGAAATTCTTGGTGAAAAAAATGCTCCAAGAAATGCAGCAAAAAGTATTTATTCGATGATCAATGAACACAAAGCAAGTTAA
- a CDS encoding isoprenylcysteine carboxylmethyltransferase family protein, translating to MSNIAAKIFKYRSYTPIPFLILMLIYADASIVSFIVGFVIALSGEAIRLWGVSWAGSETRTTGAGVGGTFLVISGPFAHVRNPLYVGNILIYLGIGIMSMALFPYLQIIAAVFFYFQYYLIVKEEENFLITKFKDDYQDYLKNVPRFGWRFTPYKNNSVTQPEFILSKGLKSETRSLQAFGIAALLIVIKSYLSYNNLL from the coding sequence ATGAGTAATATAGCAGCAAAAATATTTAAGTACAGAAGTTACACCCCCATTCCATTTTTAATTCTTATGCTGATTTATGCCGATGCTTCAATAGTCAGCTTTATTGTTGGATTTGTGATTGCTTTGTCTGGAGAGGCAATCAGACTTTGGGGAGTAAGCTGGGCAGGCAGTGAAACTAGAACAACCGGTGCCGGTGTTGGCGGAACTTTTCTTGTTATCAGCGGTCCGTTTGCTCATGTTCGTAATCCACTTTATGTGGGTAATATTTTGATCTATCTTGGAATTGGAATTATGTCTATGGCATTATTTCCGTATTTACAAATAATTGCCGCAGTATTTTTTTATTTTCAATATTATCTGATTGTTAAAGAAGAAGAAAATTTTTTAATAACCAAGTTTAAAGATGATTATCAGGATTATCTTAAAAATGTTCCAAGATTTGGATGGAGGTTTACTCCTTATAAAAATAATTCAGTAACTCAACCGGAGTTTATTTTATCAAAAGGATTAAAATCTGAAACAAGATCGCTGCAGGCTTTTGGAATAGCAGCTTTATTAATTGTTATTAAATCGTATTTAAGTTATAATAATTTATTGTAA
- a CDS encoding MtnX-like HAD-IB family phosphatase, giving the protein MKKREIKIFADFDGTITLQDIGEAIFNKFGDARKVDEIITNLLEDKISSKQCWDELCDSAGTVDLNELIDFVNTMEIDKTFITFTEFCNKNDLEMIVLSDGFDFYIDKMFEKYRLKGLKYYSNNLKIERNGRLSAGYPHYDADSPTSANCKRNHIINHSSDEDYTVYIGDGNSDKEAAQYCDFIFAKKDLARFCSMERISFYPFNSFDDVQNKLVELMNKKNLRKRHQAQLKRKSAYLAE; this is encoded by the coding sequence ATGAAGAAGCGTGAGATAAAAATATTTGCCGATTTTGACGGCACCATTACTCTGCAGGATATTGGTGAGGCAATTTTTAATAAATTTGGAGATGCCCGAAAGGTAGATGAGATCATAACTAATCTGTTGGAAGATAAAATTTCGTCCAAACAATGTTGGGATGAGTTGTGTGATAGTGCCGGTACTGTTGATCTGAATGAACTTATTGATTTTGTAAATACAATGGAGATAGATAAAACGTTTATCACGTTTACAGAATTTTGTAATAAGAATGATCTTGAGATGATTGTGTTAAGTGATGGTTTTGATTTTTATATAGATAAAATGTTTGAAAAGTACAGATTAAAAGGATTAAAATATTATTCAAACAATCTTAAGATTGAAAGAAATGGACGCTTATCAGCCGGATATCCGCATTATGATGCAGATTCGCCTACAAGCGCAAACTGTAAAAGAAATCATATAATAAATCACAGCAGTGATGAAGATTATACTGTTTATATCGGCGATGGAAACTCCGATAAAGAAGCTGCACAATACTGCGATTTTATTTTTGCTAAAAAAGATCTTGCACGGTTTTGCTCAATGGAGAGAATAAGCTTTTATCCGTTCAACAGTTTCGATGATGTTCAAAATAAACTTGTTGAGTTAATGAATAAGAAAAATTTAAGAAAAAGACATCAGGCTCAATTAAAACGAAAGTCAGCTTATTTAGCGGAATAA
- a CDS encoding T9SS type A sorting domain-containing protein translates to MSALLLVFPGNINAQWVNDPSANTKLVIGPVDPVNITAYSDLEGGGYVFWEDKKGVYNKDIYYIRFDKQGEVRFRGDGKAISTRGGVKENPIAVVGPFGNALVLWSGKEKNNSELYIQKLSKTGLRLWKNEGIQLTETKLEKSGYSLCVDKKGNIHVGYVSKTNTSPAKYTVKYQSLDVNGKFLSDSLKGSLYNSGNRITDTEIIPDNKGGKYIFWLESQKNKMMLFSQYIDSTGSRKWGNKPLNISKENNSVINYTVGKLGNGIYTAYTYQGTNKIIYQNLISANGTLLWGSEGISLTHKAGSQTNPQFAFIDSTVVVSWTNEFEKSKDVYIQRFDLNGKRLWGSNGKRIIDIKGNQFGQRIVHNQKGSIILAWIDKKSNSSATNLFIQKVDAQGNLLWDSLGVTISSSKEIENSYLNLISDGEGGAIAVFKGTLNKENEIYGQRIYSTGTYASQMIGFNAEVIDDSVKLSWYAANENSDVVYDIYRSDIEEAADDQWELISSLKKINQSSNNYYEFFDKPDKSGALYYKVIQKIINNKPRYSNIECVNYFSDSEVIVLGQNSPNPFSDSTTINFYLPESEEVTFEFFNSNIEAIKKVEGVECKAGKNEITFKAEDLPAGVYFYKLKAGKFIDVKKMIITD, encoded by the coding sequence GTGTCAGCATTATTATTAGTTTTTCCAGGGAATATTAACGCTCAATGGGTAAACGATCCTTCAGCTAATACCAAACTTGTTATTGGTCCGGTTGATCCTGTAAACATAACTGCTTACAGCGATTTAGAAGGCGGAGGATATGTTTTTTGGGAAGATAAAAAGGGTGTTTATAATAAAGATATTTACTACATAAGATTTGATAAACAAGGTGAAGTACGTTTCAGGGGTGATGGTAAAGCGATTTCCACAAGAGGCGGTGTGAAAGAAAATCCAATTGCAGTTGTTGGACCGTTTGGCAATGCACTTGTCTTATGGAGTGGTAAAGAAAAAAATAATTCAGAATTATACATCCAAAAACTTAGCAAAACTGGTTTAAGACTTTGGAAAAATGAAGGCATTCAGTTAACCGAAACCAAATTGGAAAAATCAGGTTATTCTCTTTGTGTTGATAAAAAAGGTAATATACATGTTGGTTATGTCAGTAAAACAAATACTTCTCCCGCAAAATACACTGTAAAATATCAGTCGCTGGATGTAAATGGAAAATTTTTAAGTGATTCGCTTAAGGGTAGTTTATATAATTCCGGAAACAGGATAACTGATACAGAAATAATTCCGGATAATAAAGGCGGTAAATACATTTTCTGGCTTGAAAGTCAAAAAAATAAAATGATGCTTTTCTCTCAGTACATTGATTCAACTGGTTCAAGAAAATGGGGAAACAAACCATTGAACATCTCAAAAGAGAATAACAGTGTTATTAATTATACTGTCGGAAAACTTGGTAATGGAATTTATACGGCATATACTTATCAGGGGACAAATAAGATTATCTATCAGAATTTAATTTCTGCAAACGGCACATTACTTTGGGGAAGTGAGGGTATATCATTAACACACAAAGCCGGAAGTCAGACGAATCCTCAGTTTGCATTTATTGATTCAACTGTTGTTGTCAGCTGGACTAATGAATTTGAAAAATCTAAGGATGTTTATATTCAAAGATTTGATCTAAATGGAAAAAGACTTTGGGGCAGCAATGGAAAACGTATTATTGATATTAAAGGAAATCAGTTCGGACAAAGAATTGTTCACAATCAAAAAGGAAGTATAATTTTAGCATGGATAGATAAAAAATCCAACTCATCAGCCACGAATCTCTTTATTCAAAAAGTTGATGCGCAAGGTAATTTACTTTGGGATTCTTTAGGTGTAACTATCTCATCGTCAAAAGAGATAGAAAATAGTTATTTAAATCTTATTTCTGACGGCGAAGGCGGTGCGATTGCTGTTTTCAAAGGAACGCTGAATAAGGAAAATGAAATTTATGGGCAGAGAATTTATAGTACAGGTACCTATGCTTCACAAATGATTGGATTTAATGCAGAAGTAATTGATGATTCAGTTAAGCTTAGCTGGTATGCTGCAAATGAAAACAGTGATGTAGTTTATGATATTTATAGATCAGACATTGAAGAAGCTGCTGATGACCAATGGGAATTGATTTCTTCATTAAAGAAGATAAACCAATCTTCTAATAACTATTATGAGTTCTTTGATAAACCCGATAAAAGCGGTGCACTTTATTATAAAGTAATACAAAAAATTATTAATAATAAACCGCGCTATTCTAATATCGAATGTGTGAATTATTTCAGTGATTCGGAAGTGATAGTGCTTGGACAAAATTCTCCAAATCCATTTTCAGACAGTACAACTATAAATTTTTATTTACCTGAAAGTGAAGAAGTAACTTTTGAATTTTTTAACAGCAACATTGAAGCTATAAAAAAGGTTGAAGGAGTTGAATGTAAAGCAGGTAAAAATGAAATTACTTTTAAAGCAGAAGATTTACCCGCTGGTGTTTATTTCTACAAGCTAAAAGCAGGTAAATTTATTGATGTAAAAAAAATGATCATTACTGATTAA
- the smc gene encoding chromosome segregation protein SMC has protein sequence MYLSKLEIFGFKSFAQKTQISFNHGVTSIVGPNGCGKTNVVDALRWCLGEQKSSTLRSDKMENVIFNGTASRKPMGMAEVSLTIENTKGILPTEYTDVTITRRIFRSGESEYLLNKNICRLKDITNLFMDTGIGANAYSVIELKMVETILSNKAEERRTMFEEAAGVNKYKLRRRLALRKLDDVKADLMRVNDIVSEVERKVSSLERQAKRADKHNVLTSQLRESEVDLSERELALFNLRINESKASKDENFKKKIQFESEISKIEDEINDASQKLISIESELKEKRNEITLQTEKIFNVQNSISLNNERKNSLAKNKARFLSELEELNTQLERAKTIIEKGSTTIADTAEQIIQNEQEKKTLDHNVEVQLGFLEQKKNVLKEQSDLLLEKFKEITGRENELRNTIAILESKQVNIKKLNDKIQVLTNTIAKTVGFIEELGGEKDEIQKKISQAETEYLIQQKEKENLEQQIAKLKELELEKRSLIKSIKDKIVFIQNLIDNLEGVSKGAKALLDNKSWSKNGSMILADIGDSDERHRFAIEAALKNNLNNVLVESLEELKKGIEYLNNNKIGKASFYYPHFDELNGKGLINKLQRFSDKRKAKKLERESGFVVWADDSIKANEKWMPFFKKILKNICIVKNLDTAFALFSRYPSFSFATLNGDFVSKDGVVEAGSAPRPDDSLFGRKQFLESLSIEFPKHESELISVQKAITDKENLLNAIDLKILSEQGRLLVNDLSNVEKQLAQFEFEKKKAEDEIEKIQSEIKEHAAESNLLDNKKIKLESLLNTEIALRDSEERKRQTLENEYKEFERDYNQILNRRNELSVNIERLVGEKRNTENAIKRADESILSITNSITKRKEDIESVSVETEKISSELENLQHNLTGLESVKSTLNNQLGEVELRYQTLREEVNSKESSLRVLRKEREAVSETIHNMDITIRELNIKSANLIDHIKENYSLTLEQKDFDDLSSFDFKQRADEVSELKSKIKNLGPINLVAHSEFEEEKERLEFLHKQRDDLIESEKDVIKTIEEINNTAQAQFSETFEKIRSHFINIFRTLFDPGDEADLKIEENADPLEAKIEIIAKPKGKRPTSIELLSGGEKTLTAIALLFAIYLVKPSPFCILDEIDAPLDDANIDRFTRILNEFSENTQFIVVTHNKRTMEAASALYGVTMQEEGVSKLVSVKFNEDLDFVNN, from the coding sequence TTGTATTTATCAAAACTTGAAATATTTGGATTCAAATCTTTTGCGCAAAAAACTCAGATTAGTTTTAATCATGGAGTAACGTCTATTGTTGGTCCTAATGGCTGTGGAAAGACTAATGTTGTAGATGCATTGCGATGGTGTCTTGGTGAACAAAAAAGTTCTACTCTCAGAAGCGATAAAATGGAAAATGTTATTTTCAATGGTACTGCCAGCCGCAAACCAATGGGTATGGCAGAAGTTTCGTTAACTATTGAGAATACAAAAGGAATACTTCCAACCGAATACACAGATGTTACTATTACCAGAAGAATTTTCAGGTCCGGCGAAAGCGAGTATCTTCTGAATAAAAATATCTGCCGTTTAAAAGATATTACAAATCTTTTTATGGATACAGGAATCGGAGCTAATGCGTATTCTGTTATAGAATTAAAAATGGTTGAAACAATTCTTAGTAACAAAGCAGAAGAACGCAGGACGATGTTTGAAGAAGCCGCCGGCGTTAACAAGTATAAATTAAGAAGAAGATTGGCACTGCGAAAACTTGATGATGTAAAAGCAGACCTTATGCGTGTTAATGATATTGTGTCGGAGGTTGAAAGAAAAGTTTCGTCGCTGGAAAGACAGGCAAAACGTGCAGATAAGCATAATGTTTTAACCTCTCAGCTCAGGGAATCAGAAGTTGATCTTTCTGAAAGAGAGCTTGCTTTGTTTAATCTCAGAATTAATGAATCAAAAGCTTCAAAGGATGAGAACTTTAAAAAGAAAATTCAGTTTGAATCTGAGATTTCAAAAATTGAAGATGAAATTAATGATGCCAGTCAAAAACTCATTTCCATAGAAAGTGAGCTTAAAGAAAAAAGAAACGAAATTACACTTCAGACAGAAAAGATATTTAATGTTCAAAACTCTATTTCATTAAATAACGAGCGGAAAAATTCTTTAGCTAAAAACAAAGCACGGTTTTTATCTGAGCTTGAGGAATTAAATACTCAGTTAGAAAGAGCTAAGACAATAATTGAAAAAGGAAGCACAACAATTGCAGATACTGCCGAACAGATTATTCAAAATGAACAGGAAAAGAAGACACTCGATCACAATGTTGAAGTGCAGTTAGGATTTTTAGAACAGAAAAAAAATGTACTCAAAGAACAGTCTGATCTGCTGCTTGAAAAGTTTAAAGAAATTACCGGAAGAGAAAACGAACTTCGGAATACAATTGCTATACTTGAATCCAAACAGGTTAATATCAAAAAACTGAATGATAAGATTCAGGTATTAACAAATACAATTGCCAAAACAGTTGGATTTATAGAAGAATTAGGGGGTGAAAAAGATGAGATTCAAAAAAAGATTTCTCAGGCAGAAACTGAATACTTAATTCAACAAAAAGAAAAAGAGAATCTTGAACAGCAGATTGCTAAACTGAAAGAACTCGAACTTGAAAAACGAAGCCTGATAAAATCAATTAAAGATAAAATCGTATTCATTCAGAATCTTATTGATAATCTTGAGGGAGTTTCAAAAGGGGCTAAAGCTTTACTTGATAATAAAAGCTGGTCAAAAAATGGAAGTATGATTCTTGCAGATATTGGTGATTCTGATGAAAGACACCGCTTTGCTATTGAAGCCGCCCTTAAAAATAATCTGAATAACGTGCTTGTAGAATCTTTGGAAGAATTAAAAAAAGGAATTGAATATTTAAATAATAATAAAATCGGTAAAGCTTCATTTTATTATCCTCACTTTGATGAACTGAATGGAAAAGGTTTGATCAATAAGCTTCAGCGATTTTCTGACAAAAGGAAAGCGAAGAAACTTGAACGTGAATCCGGATTTGTTGTATGGGCTGACGATTCGATTAAAGCGAATGAAAAGTGGATGCCATTTTTCAAAAAGATTCTCAAAAATATTTGTATTGTAAAAAATCTTGATACAGCCTTTGCTTTATTTTCCCGTTATCCGTCATTTAGTTTTGCTACTCTAAACGGAGATTTTGTATCTAAAGATGGAGTTGTAGAAGCAGGCTCAGCACCTAGACCGGATGATTCATTGTTTGGAAGAAAGCAGTTTTTGGAAAGCCTTTCAATTGAATTTCCTAAACACGAATCTGAATTAATTTCAGTTCAAAAGGCAATAACTGATAAAGAAAATCTGCTTAATGCAATTGATCTGAAGATATTATCTGAACAGGGAAGACTTCTTGTAAATGATCTTTCGAATGTTGAAAAACAACTTGCACAATTTGAATTTGAAAAGAAAAAAGCTGAAGATGAAATAGAAAAAATTCAGAGTGAAATTAAAGAACACGCTGCCGAATCCAATCTTTTGGATAATAAGAAGATAAAACTTGAATCACTGTTGAATACAGAAATTGCTTTACGTGATTCTGAGGAGAGAAAAAGACAAACTCTTGAGAATGAATACAAGGAATTTGAAAGAGATTATAATCAGATATTAAACCGAAGAAACGAACTTAGCGTTAATATCGAAAGATTAGTTGGAGAAAAACGAAATACTGAAAATGCAATTAAACGTGCAGACGAATCTATTCTATCAATTACAAACTCAATTACTAAAAGAAAAGAAGATATTGAATCAGTTTCAGTTGAAACTGAAAAGATTAGTTCTGAACTCGAAAACTTACAGCATAATCTGACTGGACTTGAATCTGTAAAATCAACTCTTAATAACCAATTGGGCGAAGTTGAATTAAGATATCAAACATTAAGAGAGGAAGTAAACAGTAAAGAGTCATCATTGCGTGTTTTACGCAAAGAGCGCGAAGCAGTTTCTGAAACTATTCATAATATGGATATAACCATCAGGGAATTGAATATTAAAAGTGCTAATCTGATTGATCATATAAAAGAAAATTACTCTTTAACTCTTGAACAAAAAGATTTCGATGATTTATCATCTTTTGATTTTAAGCAAAGGGCTGATGAAGTATCAGAGTTAAAAAGTAAAATAAAAAATCTGGGTCCGATTAACCTTGTCGCTCATTCTGAATTTGAAGAAGAAAAGGAGAGACTTGAATTTCTTCATAAGCAGAGAGATGATCTGATTGAATCTGAAAAAGATGTGATTAAAACAATTGAAGAGATTAACAATACAGCTCAGGCACAATTTTCTGAAACATTTGAAAAAATTAGAAGTCACTTTATAAACATCTTTAGAACATTGTTTGATCCTGGAGATGAGGCTGATTTAAAAATTGAAGAGAATGCTGATCCGCTGGAAGCGAAGATAGAGATAATCGCAAAACCAAAGGGTAAAAGACCAACATCAATTGAACTTTTATCCGGCGGAGAAAAAACATTAACTGCAATTGCTTTGTTGTTTGCAATCTATCTTGTAAAACCAAGTCCGTTTTGTATTCTTGATGAGATTGATGCGCCGCTTGACGATGCAAATATAGATCGCTTTACGAGGATACTTAACGAGTTTAGTGAGAACACACAGTTTATAGTAGTAACACATAATAAAAGAACAATGGAAGCAGCAAGTGCATTGTATGGTGTTACGATGCAGGAAGAAGGCGTTTCAAAATTAGTAAGTGTAAAATTTAATGAAGATCTGGATTTTGTGAATAATTAA
- a CDS encoding glycoside hydrolase family 2 TIM barrel-domain containing protein yields the protein MIFHKSVFYYLFIFATVFSHLAFSQVIFRDLPNYKLNSSDQFLFDISSSRDIISLNGIWKVYTADDKKEEKVKITIPSVFEGKGEFVFEKSFDLTSEQINNHKISLNFFGLNYSADISVNNAIIYRHPGGEFPFSLPIPRDLLKSDKANIISVKLFYALDALNTIPLKQRFLFPKNLGGIIRDVYLHLTPNVSITDFNFKKDIDTKNNKALISIQTVIDNKEFRKIPDSLGSKSDFVLKAQILSKDGITIVTSEQNAFRLDPSKRIEIKNNLTIASPVLWSPDNPVSYIVRLELWQGDKLVDRSDKSVALYNLQLSENNFILNGKDFHLYGVTYSASDFQYGSLSSYERMESDLTLIKQAGFNAVRFSRELPHPYYLRLCENLGLLAFVELPISNLPEDLAASQNFVERSKNYLSGLLSAYSSSSVIAGIGFGSGYLFSSDKHRSLLSNLTGQVKKNRNIITYASFFDFGYQEINDLDIYGIELLNKQPNDVQDEVENLKTSVGSGKLFIGEATYIVNIGQTDGYVNKFSYEAQAKFFDDMFSFYEENNLSGFFVNTMYDIRGDYRSIVSGYNTENVYNIGLISEDRNQERLAFKILSARMKNAEKVTIPIGSEKDDAPMIFIITGLVLALLMGVLVNSGRKFRDDASRALLRPYNFFADVRDQRIISAYHSLFLGAVISLVISLIFANLFYYVRNNILFERIILSFGSADLIAGVSYLAWNPVKALIWLFVISVSVMFLLTIVITASSFFVRTKVYLSSVFFTIVWSLLPAVLLIPLGIVLYRLLNAGAGNIYIYIFLILFSFWMLYRLLKGVSVIFDINAGGIYFYGLLTIALIKLIIFIYFEVNNSVFQYLRLALKQFNIFG from the coding sequence ATGATTTTCCACAAAAGTGTATTTTATTATCTGTTTATATTCGCAACTGTTTTTTCTCATTTAGCTTTTTCACAGGTTATTTTCAGAGATCTTCCAAATTATAAACTTAATTCTTCCGATCAGTTTTTATTTGATATATCCAGTTCAAGAGACATTATTTCATTAAATGGAATATGGAAGGTTTATACTGCTGATGATAAGAAAGAAGAAAAAGTTAAGATTACTATCCCTTCTGTATTTGAAGGGAAAGGTGAATTTGTTTTTGAAAAGAGTTTTGATTTAACAAGCGAACAAATAAACAATCACAAAATTTCACTAAACTTTTTTGGACTTAATTACTCTGCTGATATTTCTGTAAATAATGCGATCATTTACCGTCATCCCGGTGGTGAGTTTCCTTTCTCGCTTCCGATACCAAGAGATCTTTTAAAGTCTGATAAAGCAAACATTATTTCAGTAAAATTGTTTTACGCACTTGATGCATTGAATACAATTCCATTAAAGCAAAGATTTCTGTTCCCTAAGAATTTAGGCGGTATTATTAGAGATGTATATCTGCACCTGACACCAAATGTCAGTATAACTGATTTTAATTTCAAAAAAGATATTGATACTAAAAACAATAAAGCACTTATTTCCATACAAACGGTAATTGATAATAAAGAGTTCAGAAAGATACCTGATTCACTTGGTTCAAAATCTGATTTTGTATTAAAGGCACAGATTCTCTCTAAAGATGGAATAACTATTGTAACTTCTGAACAAAATGCTTTTCGATTAGACCCAAGTAAACGAATAGAAATTAAAAACAATCTGACAATTGCTTCGCCGGTTTTATGGTCACCCGATAATCCTGTTAGTTACATTGTAAGATTGGAATTATGGCAGGGTGACAAATTAGTGGACAGAAGCGATAAGAGCGTGGCGCTTTACAATCTTCAATTATCTGAAAATAATTTTATTCTAAACGGAAAAGATTTTCATCTGTATGGTGTTACTTATTCTGCATCGGATTTTCAATACGGAAGTCTTTCTTCTTACGAAAGAATGGAAAGCGATCTTACTTTAATTAAGCAGGCAGGATTTAATGCTGTAAGATTTTCACGCGAACTTCCTCATCCATATTATTTAAGACTATGCGAGAATCTTGGACTATTAGCATTTGTTGAACTGCCAATATCCAATTTACCAGAGGATCTGGCAGCATCACAAAATTTTGTTGAAAGAAGTAAAAACTATTTATCAGGACTGCTTTCTGCTTATAGCAGCAGTTCTGTTATTGCCGGAATCGGTTTTGGATCAGGTTATCTTTTTAGCTCTGACAAGCATCGTTCTTTGCTCTCAAATTTAACCGGACAGGTAAAGAAAAATAGAAATATTATTACTTATGCTTCATTCTTTGACTTTGGTTATCAGGAAATAAATGATCTTGATATCTACGGAATTGAACTGCTCAACAAGCAGCCAAATGATGTTCAGGATGAAGTTGAAAATCTTAAAACATCAGTTGGTAGTGGTAAATTATTTATTGGCGAAGCAACCTATATTGTAAATATCGGGCAGACAGATGGTTATGTAAATAAATTTTCGTATGAAGCCCAGGCTAAATTTTTTGATGATATGTTTAGTTTTTATGAAGAAAATAATCTTAGCGGATTTTTTGTAAACACAATGTATGATATCAGGGGGGATTACCGTTCAATAGTTTCAGGATATAATACAGAAAATGTTTACAACATTGGGCTGATCAGCGAAGACAGAAATCAGGAAAGGCTTGCATTTAAGATACTTTCAGCACGAATGAAAAATGCTGAAAAGGTTACAATCCCAATAGGCAGCGAAAAAGATGACGCACCAATGATATTTATTATAACCGGATTAGTGCTTGCCTTATTGATGGGTGTACTTGTTAACTCTGGAAGAAAATTCAGAGATGATGCTTCCCGCGCACTTCTTCGTCCGTATAATTTTTTTGCGGATGTTCGCGATCAAAGAATAATTTCCGCATATCATTCGTTGTTTTTAGGAGCAGTAATTTCATTGGTAATATCTTTAATATTTGCGAATTTATTTTATTATGTAAGGAACAATATTTTATTTGAAAGAATTATACTTTCTTTTGGAAGTGCTGATTTGATTGCGGGAGTAAGCTATCTTGCATGGAATCCGGTTAAAGCATTGATATGGTTATTTGTTATTTCAGTTAGTGTTATGTTTTTGTTAACAATAGTAATAACTGCATCATCCTTTTTTGTAAGAACAAAAGTTTATCTCTCAAGTGTTTTCTTTACAATTGTATGGTCGTTGCTTCCGGCAGTTCTATTAATTCCGCTTGGTATTGTCCTATACAGATTACTTAATGCAGGCGCAGGAAATATTTATATCTATATATTTTTGATTTTATTTTCATTTTGGATGCTCTATCGTTTATTAAAGGGTGTCTCAGTTATATTCGATATTAATGCCGGCGGCATCTACTTTTATGGACTGCTTACAATTGCGTTAATTAAATTAATTATCTTTATTTATTTCGAAGTTAATAACTCGGTGTTTCAGTATTTAAGACTGGCATTAAAACAGTTTAATATATTTGGATAA